The Paraburkholderia sp. PREW-6R genomic interval ACGCGTGCCGATTGAACACTACACATATCGCGGGCAATCGTACGACGTGCATAACTCGGTGGCACTCGCGAATTCCGGCCCGCTGCAGGTGGAACTGATCCAGACGCGTAACAATGCACCTTCGATGTACCGCGATTTCCTCGCTGCGGGCAATACCGGTTTGCAGCACAACGCCTACTGGACCACATCGTTCGATGAAGACCTCGCGCGCCTCGAAGAACAGGGCTTCAAGGTCGCGATGAGCGGCGAAGTGGGCCGCAATGGCCGCTTCGTCTATTTCGACACGGAGAATCATCCGGGCACCGTGATCGAATTGTCGGAGGTTGCCGGGCCGAAA includes:
- a CDS encoding VOC family protein, with translation MSRFFGEIRQAGYVVRDIEAAMDYWSRVLGVGPWFYNERVPIEHYTYRGQSYDVHNSVALANSGPLQVELIQTRNNAPSMYRDFLAAGNTGLQHNAYWTTSFDEDLARLEEQGFKVAMSGEVGRNGRFVYFDTENHPGTVIELSEVAGPKGKLFNMIYAASRDWDGREPVRRFPDLSTL